One Falco peregrinus isolate bFalPer1 chromosome 6, bFalPer1.pri, whole genome shotgun sequence DNA segment encodes these proteins:
- the NDUFB4 gene encoding NADH dehydrogenase [ubiquinone] 1 beta subcomplex subunit 4 codes for MAAGQDPPAAEPYRPSRYVSLPAELDHATYDVSPEKRRAEAERLAIRARLKRQYQLQLNNPNPPAVIENPALLRWSYARTYNIYPTFRPTPKTSFLGVVWAIVPILFWSAVFKFDRDRKEKLIREGKYERPFSVF; via the exons ATGGCGGCGGGACAGGACCCCCCGGCCGCTGAGCCGTACCGGCCCAGCCGCTACGTCTCGCTGCCAGCCGAGCTCGATCACGCCACCTACGACGTGTCTCCGGAGAAACGCCGTGCCGAGGCCGAGCGCTTGGCTATCCGCGCCAGGCTCAAGCGGCAGtaccagctgcagctgaacaaCCCTAACCCACCGGCCGTTATC GAAAATCCTGCCTTGCTCCGGTGGTCCTATGCCAGGACATACAACATCTACCCGACTTTCCGCCCGACCCCCAAGACATCCTTTCTAGGAGTTGTTTGGGCGATAGTCCCCATCCTCTTCTGGTCCGCTGTCTTCAAATTTGACAGG GATCGTAAAGAGAAGCTTATCCGAGAGGGTAAATATGAGCGACCGTTCAGTGTATTTTAA